One genomic window of Clostridioides sp. ES-S-0054-01 includes the following:
- a CDS encoding phage tail protein, whose product MANLGNMYPNLPGMLVEFKDGGSALRFGSDEYNTDSMLLLGTAVDGPVMEPVAIDDSSIELLFGSDINLNGIPNGSTLVHAYKQARDAGCQDIRVMRVSGTCATSSISAPSQVIEKNKKIDEDLSIVHGCEKTDIKLSGKGIVASSIRVYVKGTELLSGFAYNESIKSISIEKNACDAGVPISVAYSYRYWVEQKPEYLTLNKDKKIFLSNIPNGAAIVATYDGKPINDDMEMNDNVITIPSLEEGEKVAVGYRIEVVGEEIETQTDGNAFMTATSSQKLLLSNTPVDGTLILYVGGSKVLDLNSFSVDKKSKTITLKKECFQMGQVVSVSYYMPVKENIERKIRLKSRFAGDIYNLGQVKVEDLRDTFGNYIGKYVKIIKPESKMSIGEEPLILSTLDCLTFGELVDAINNLQTTYFAETDTPEVLTKDLIKSATYFIGGSNGLGMSKEDMFKALSGERDRNGYIVKQGAYQLLENYNVDWIVPLGIYADDKLFDRHQDFAYELALFCAVLSYRNKSTYGVISMNPLKDTSLSGVQSHSKYLTQYNNEFLMKDDKGSIITDGQGNCIDLGKFISVVAGPTPIVEHKVSSLREGNPAVLYAALNTSILTHSSPTNKVLSGVKSLKYSFSNAQLNDITGNKFVSFNSKKLNGRTCLNKVFVVDAPTSAKKDSVYSKLSTLKVMRAVTDNIREVADPFIGEANTIEQRNALSATIAKRLDTLLLQGAILDYSFNLIATQQDLILGQAKLEVGIVAPQELRKITTIVGLKK is encoded by the coding sequence ATGGCAAACTTAGGAAATATGTATCCTAATCTTCCAGGAATGTTAGTTGAATTTAAGGATGGTGGTTCTGCACTTAGATTTGGCTCAGATGAATACAATACTGATAGTATGCTGTTACTTGGTACAGCAGTTGATGGACCAGTAATGGAGCCAGTAGCTATAGATGATTCTTCTATAGAATTGCTCTTTGGTTCAGATATTAATTTAAATGGAATCCCAAATGGTTCAACGTTAGTTCACGCATATAAGCAAGCTAGAGATGCTGGATGTCAAGATATAAGGGTGATGAGGGTATCTGGTACATGTGCAACATCAAGTATAAGTGCACCATCACAAGTTATTGAAAAAAATAAGAAAATAGATGAGGATTTATCCATTGTTCATGGATGTGAGAAAACTGATATAAAACTAAGTGGAAAAGGGATTGTTGCAAGTTCTATTAGAGTGTATGTAAAAGGAACAGAACTATTATCTGGATTTGCATATAATGAATCTATTAAGAGTATATCAATAGAAAAAAATGCTTGTGATGCAGGGGTACCTATTTCAGTAGCTTATAGCTATAGATACTGGGTTGAACAGAAACCAGAATACTTAACTTTGAATAAAGATAAAAAGATTTTTTTATCTAATATCCCAAATGGAGCTGCTATAGTGGCTACTTATGATGGTAAACCTATAAATGATGATATGGAAATGAATGATAATGTCATAACAATACCATCTTTAGAGGAGGGAGAAAAGGTAGCTGTAGGTTATAGAATAGAAGTTGTTGGAGAAGAAATAGAAACTCAAACAGACGGAAATGCTTTTATGACTGCTACATCAAGTCAAAAACTACTTTTAAGTAATACTCCAGTAGATGGAACACTTATATTGTATGTTGGTGGAAGTAAGGTATTGGATTTGAATTCTTTTTCAGTAGATAAGAAATCAAAGACTATAACTCTTAAAAAAGAATGTTTTCAAATGGGACAAGTAGTATCAGTAAGCTATTATATGCCAGTTAAAGAGAATATAGAAAGAAAAATAAGATTAAAGTCTAGGTTTGCTGGCGATATATATAATTTAGGTCAAGTGAAAGTAGAAGATTTGAGAGACACTTTTGGCAATTATATAGGAAAATATGTGAAAATCATTAAGCCAGAGTCTAAAATGAGTATTGGAGAAGAACCTTTGATATTATCAACTCTCGACTGCTTAACTTTTGGAGAGTTAGTAGATGCAATAAATAATTTACAAACAACATATTTTGCAGAAACGGATACACCAGAAGTACTTACAAAAGACCTGATAAAATCAGCTACGTATTTTATAGGTGGTTCTAATGGTTTAGGTATGAGTAAGGAAGATATGTTTAAGGCATTGTCAGGAGAAAGAGATAGAAATGGATACATAGTAAAACAAGGTGCTTATCAGTTGCTTGAAAATTATAATGTAGATTGGATAGTACCTTTAGGTATTTATGCTGATGATAAATTATTTGACAGACATCAAGACTTTGCATATGAACTTGCTTTATTTTGTGCAGTGTTATCTTATAGAAATAAATCTACATATGGCGTAATATCAATGAATCCATTAAAAGACACATCTTTGTCAGGTGTTCAATCACACTCTAAATATTTAACACAATATAATAATGAGTTTTTAATGAAGGATGATAAAGGCTCTATAATTACTGATGGACAAGGAAACTGTATAGACCTTGGAAAATTTATATCAGTAGTTGCAGGGCCTACACCTATAGTTGAACATAAGGTGAGCTCACTTAGAGAAGGAAATCCAGCAGTACTTTATGCTGCTCTAAATACAAGTATTTTGACACACTCATCTCCAACAAATAAGGTATTAAGTGGTGTAAAATCATTAAAGTACTCTTTTTCAAATGCACAATTAAATGATATAACAGGAAACAAATTTGTTTCATTCAATTCTAAAAAGTTAAATGGTAGAACTTGTTTAAATAAAGTTTTTGTAGTAGATGCTCCAACATCTGCAAAGAAAGATAGTGTATATTCAAAATTATCTACATTAAAGGTTATGAGAGCAGTAACTGATAATATAAGAGAAGTGGCAGACCCATTTATAGGGGAAGCAAATACAATAGAACAAAGAAATGCATTAAGTGCAACAATTGCAAAGAGATTAGATACACTACTATTACAAGGGGCTATATTAGATTACAGTTTTAATCTAATAGCAACACAACAAGATTTAATATTAGGACAGGCTAAGTTAGAAGTTGGCATAGTAGCACCACAAGAACTTAGAAAAATAACCACTATAGTAGGGTTAAAAAAATAA
- a CDS encoding baseplate J/gp47 family protein, producing the protein MILIHNKNFESLVKETEVELNKIGFDTSPGSIAKLFSDIINKNISEFYDVLTMSHLQAFVTTATGRFLNAIGILVGCKRLFEESDEDYRKRITHQTLTLAKANETSIRLAVLSIEGIKDVILKRYSHGPGSMTIIPITENINDEDLLLNVREALLDITSFGEKVIVKLPNFKYVKLNIGLVFSPYIDEIEKQSIRVSVREEMISYINSINIGESLFINELTQRIMQVSDSILTYSCNSIKINNKNCLLINHDCRWDEKFIVSPDEDSVVII; encoded by the coding sequence ATGATATTAATACACAATAAAAATTTTGAATCTCTGGTCAAGGAAACGGAAGTGGAACTAAATAAAATTGGATTTGACACAAGTCCTGGCTCTATAGCTAAACTTTTTTCTGATATAATAAATAAAAATATATCAGAATTTTATGATGTACTTACAATGAGCCATCTTCAAGCTTTTGTAACTACTGCTACAGGTAGATTTTTAAATGCTATAGGTATATTAGTTGGATGTAAAAGATTGTTTGAAGAATCGGATGAGGATTATAGAAAAAGAATTACTCATCAGACATTAACCTTGGCTAAGGCAAATGAAACTTCCATAAGATTAGCTGTTTTAAGCATAGAAGGTATAAAGGATGTAATATTAAAAAGATACTCTCATGGACCAGGTAGTATGACTATCATACCAATAACTGAAAATATAAATGATGAAGATTTACTTTTGAATGTAAGAGAAGCCTTATTGGATATAACATCATTTGGAGAAAAGGTCATAGTAAAGTTACCTAATTTTAAATATGTAAAGTTAAATATAGGTTTGGTATTTTCTCCCTATATAGATGAAATAGAGAAACAATCTATAAGAGTATCTGTAAGAGAAGAAATGATAAGCTATATAAATTCAATAAACATAGGAGAATCACTATTTATAAATGAATTGACTCAAAGAATCATGCAAGTTAGTGATTCTATACTAACGTATTCTTGTAACAGTATTAAGATAAACAATAAAAATTGTTTATTAATTAATCATGATTGCAGATGGGATGAGAAATTTATTGTTTCTCCAGATGAGGATTCTGTAGTAATTATATAG